A stretch of the Filimonas lacunae genome encodes the following:
- a CDS encoding FecR family protein encodes MNEELLTSLEKKWLNGTITREEMDLYAAWYSDNQGADVLVPAAIAEDREQHRLQVLSAIEQEIAKEDPAVRFTQPAKVRSVKRATIIYLSGAAAVIVACILSYVLFFPSKKVPQLANVVSDKKPGQAGLVLTMNDGRKLLLDTLQDGVVSVEQGIKVIKENGTLRYEGKGVGNIYNTATTNRGRRYRVQLPDGSEVWLNAGSEIRYPLNFEKGIRLVELKGEAYFDIVQQAKAPFMVKVDGVEVNVLGTRFTINAYADEPAIATTLIEGSVSVHAGGKQSLLKPNQAAIKPRSTEELKVVEVDADNATGWLKNKFVFDNMKLDEIMRSIERWYGITVVYADNVNRNIVFTGSTPMNQNLSEVIKVLSLSGIHCVLKENTLYVK; translated from the coding sequence ATGAATGAAGAATTACTGACAAGCTTAGAGAAAAAATGGCTTAACGGCACCATTACCCGCGAAGAGATGGATTTATACGCGGCCTGGTATAGCGATAACCAGGGAGCGGATGTGCTGGTGCCTGCTGCTATAGCGGAAGATCGTGAGCAACATCGTTTGCAGGTGCTGAGCGCTATAGAGCAGGAGATTGCCAAAGAAGACCCGGCCGTTCGTTTCACCCAACCAGCAAAGGTGCGCTCTGTTAAACGTGCTACTATTATTTACCTGTCTGGTGCGGCTGCGGTAATTGTGGCTTGTATTCTATCCTATGTGCTGTTTTTCCCGTCTAAAAAAGTACCGCAACTGGCTAATGTGGTGAGTGATAAAAAGCCTGGACAGGCGGGGTTGGTGCTTACCATGAATGATGGCAGAAAGTTGCTGCTGGATACGTTACAGGATGGTGTGGTTTCGGTGGAGCAGGGGATAAAAGTGATTAAGGAAAATGGAACGCTGCGTTATGAAGGTAAAGGTGTGGGTAACATATATAATACCGCTACTACCAACAGGGGCAGACGTTATCGTGTGCAACTGCCTGATGGCAGTGAGGTGTGGTTGAATGCAGGCTCTGAAATACGTTACCCGTTGAACTTTGAAAAAGGGATACGTTTAGTGGAACTGAAAGGGGAGGCGTATTTTGATATTGTGCAGCAGGCGAAAGCGCCTTTTATGGTAAAAGTGGACGGGGTAGAAGTGAATGTGTTAGGTACGCGGTTTACTATTAATGCTTATGCGGATGAACCGGCTATTGCCACTACGTTAATAGAAGGAAGTGTAAGTGTGCATGCAGGTGGGAAACAATCGTTATTGAAGCCTAACCAGGCAGCTATAAAACCCAGAAGTACAGAGGAGTTGAAGGTGGTGGAGGTGGACGCTGATAATGCAACGGGCTGGCTGAAGAATAAGTTTGTATTTGATAACATGAAGCTGGACGAAATTATGCGGTCCATTGAAAGATGGTATGGTATAACGGTAGTGTATGCCGATAATGTTAACAGGAATATTGTATTTACCGGTTCTACTCCTATGAACCAGAATTTATCCGAAGTAATAAAGGTGCTATCTCTCAGTGGCATACACTGTGTGCTGAAAGAAAACACACTTTATGTGAAATAA
- a CDS encoding RNA polymerase sigma factor — protein MQSIREYSDEELFTQIKDGKHWAFAELYNRYWEKLLVVASNKLNDVFLAQEVVQNLFIDVWTRREKIVIQKTANIYLAAALKYKVINARLERTKARQKSGEYTDDSFVAPANAHETLSFQELQQQLETIVTGLPEKCRLVYQMSRHDGFSNKEIASQLDISEKAVEANLTRALRVLREKLKYFSPLHIVFKNILEMI, from the coding sequence ATGCAGTCCATCCGCGAATATTCTGATGAAGAGCTGTTTACGCAGATAAAGGATGGGAAGCATTGGGCTTTTGCCGAGCTGTATAACCGTTATTGGGAAAAACTGCTGGTAGTGGCCAGTAATAAACTGAACGATGTTTTTCTGGCACAGGAAGTAGTGCAAAACCTGTTTATTGATGTGTGGACCCGTAGGGAAAAGATTGTTATACAGAAAACTGCTAACATATACCTGGCTGCTGCGCTCAAGTATAAAGTTATCAACGCTCGCCTGGAACGGACTAAAGCCCGGCAAAAATCCGGAGAGTACACCGATGATTCCTTCGTGGCGCCTGCCAATGCGCATGAAACCCTTTCTTTCCAGGAGTTGCAGCAACAGCTGGAAACCATTGTTACGGGGCTGCCCGAAAAATGCCGGCTGGTGTACCAGATGAGTCGTCACGATGGATTCAGCAACAAAGAAATAGCCTCTCAATTAGATATATCCGAAAAGGCCGTGGAAGCCAATCTCACCCGGGCACTGCGTGTTTTACGCGAAAAATTGAAATATTTCAGCCCGCTACACATTGTTTTTAAAAATATATTGGAAATGATATAG